AAAGGGAGAGAAATAACATGAAATTAAGAAATAATTATTTTAAACTGTTCATTTTAGCTATTATTGCAGTTTTTGGTTTAGCTGCCTGTTCTTCAAATACAACTCAACCAGCTAAAAAAAATAACAAGGAAAAAGTTCAGGAAGTAAGTAAGGATAATCCTATTTATGTTGATAAGAAAAATAAAGTAGTTAAAGTTTATGCAACGGTTAATGGGAAGTATTTAGTAACCCCAACTCGTCACGGATTAAATTGGGTTGGAGGAGCATATGGTGACCAAGCAGTATTAAAAGCTTATGCCAACCCGTTAAAGTTTAATGAAGCATTGATTGAGATTGGCGGAGTTCCTGCTGTCGAAAAAGGCGGCGATACAAGCAAAGAGTTTAAGATTACTGCTGATGGCGGCAAGGTTATCAAAGGGGACCAAGTAAAGGTGTCTATTACTTGGGCAGATGCGAAAAAAGTGTATGACATCAATGAAGTAATGGTTGATTCGACTGGAAAGAACCTAGATTATCGTTTTGGTGGCAACTATGACACACAAATGGCAAAAATGACTGGCTGCTATATGTGTTTTGATAGCTGTCCTGCTGGTATTACAAGTAATGCAAATCAACCTGTCGGTACATTCCAAAGTGGAAAAGCACAATTCCATGGCAATGCGAAAGTCCTTCCTAAGGATGGTACTCCTGTTGTCTTAACTTATTCGATTGTGAAATAACAGGTGATATCATGATAAATATAATGAATATTGTTATTCGATTAGCTGCAGCATTATTCCTATTCTTTCTGATTGGAATGGCGCTTGATCTGATCATCATTCAATCTACTTGGATTGATATGCGTTTCGACAGTGAGTACTTTATAACGATTTCTATTTTGACGTGTCTATGGTTCTACTTTTTGAGTGTTTTTTTAAATGCTAAAAAATTTGCTTACTGGGAATCAAAACGGAAAAGCATTGTGATTTCCATTCTCAGCATTGCTATTATCCTGTTCTTCACAATAAAAGATGGGAGTTTTACGATAATACCGGCATATGCAGCAAGAAAAGCATTGTTCCTAGAAGACGTTTTATCTTTAGATGGGATGAATAACCTTTTAATAATCATGTTTGTTTTAGGGCTTACAGCCCTTGTATTCTCCTTTAGTAAAGTACCAAAGCTCCAAAAAAAAGGTCCTAATAACTGGAATAACCTTTCAAGACTTCGAAAATTTGGGATGATGTTTTTATTTGGAATCATTACTTTCTTTTTGTTGCTCTACTTAGGACAGGGAGAAATCCAAGATTCGATTAATAAATCAATTAGCTTTTTAAAAGATGCTGATGTATTAGGGTTCAAGGATTACTTACTTTCATTTGGGCCGCTTGCAGTAGTTGTTTCAGCCCTTTTAATGGTATTTCAATCCATTATTGCTCCGCTTCCGGCTTTCGTCATTACGTTTGCGAATGGTCTTTTATTTGGCTGGGTTTTTGGTGCTGTTTTATCATGGAGCAGCGCCATGCTTGGTGCGATCATTTGTTTTTATATAGCTAAATTTTTAGGCAGGCCAGTTGTAGAGAAAATGGTAACGAAAAAAGCTTTAAGTTGGTGGGATCAATTTTTTGCCAAGTATGGAAAACAGGCTGTCTTTATTGCAAGGCTTTTACCGATTGTATCCTTTGATTTGGTGAGCTATGCTGCAGGTGTAACATCTATTTCATTTTGGCAATTCTTTTGGGCTACAGGGCTGGGCCAATTGCCAGCAACCATTCTGTATTCTTACCTAGGTCAAAATGCGACGAGCACTGTAAAAATCTTATTCTTTATGTTCACGATTGTGATTGCTTTAGCTGTAATCGGGATGATTATTCGGCCTAAGTGGAAGGCAAAAGGCAAAAGCAAACAAGGAGATCATCTTTAATGTCTTCTTTACCAAACAAAACAAAAAAAGCACAAACCCAATTGTTGATTAGGATCATTGGAAGTATCAGTTTAATTTTGTGGATTCTCCATATGATTGAATGGGATAAAATGTTAGAAGTGGTCAGGAAGGGATCAATGCCATATTTTATGGCAGCCTTCCTGGCTATTCAATTGACAGTGGCATCAAGTGTATGGAAATGGAAATTACTTGTTGACTCTTCATTAATCAAAGTTGAAAGAGAAAACGCCTCATTAAATAAATTGGGGCGTTTCTATTATATTGGATTATTTTTTAATAATTTTTTACCAGGAAGTGTCGGCGGGGATGTCGTAAGGGTTTACTATTTAGGTAGGATTACAGGGATTCCATCTGCTGCCGCATCGGTGGCGTTTGAACGGTTAACTAGCGGGATTGCTCTTATTGGAATTGCCATTGTGTCCATTTTTTCTGTAAAAACATCAAAATCAGTTGTTTTATCCGTTTTATTGATAACTGGAGTATGCTTGATTCTTTTTATCATCGCAGGCAAATGGATGAAAAAAACAAATACGAAAGAGAGTGAGCAGGCTAAAGAAAATCCAACAAGAATGGGTAACATGCTATTTTTAGTGAAAGGTTCACTTGAAAAAATGGTTTCAACAGCGGAGACTTATCGCAGGAATGGATTTAACTGGTGGCTGTCAATTGGAGTTTTGTCAATCCTGTTTCAGGTTGGCTTGGCGTGGATTAATCAATTATTATTTTTATCCTTGGGAATTGATTTACCTTGGCTGGAATTATTAATGATTATTACACTGATTTCTGTCATTACTATGCTCCCTGTAAGTGTAAATGGATTTGGCGTACGCGAGGGCTGTTATATATTTTTCTTCAATGAGCTAGGGGTTCCGAGTGAAATTGCGGTCTCTGTTTCACTATTGTTTTTCTTTCTTGTTACTTTATCGAGTTTAGCAGGAGGATTATTCTGGATGTCAGAAAGGGGGAGAAATGATGAAGCTATCCGGAAACAGGTTGATTGAGTCGATTGTTGGTTATCGAGCTAAGTATATGATTCATACGAATAAAGGCAGTATTCCATTTACTAAATTTACGAAGCCTGCAAATGAATCCGTTGTTGCACTTATTACAACAGCAGGTGTTCATTTAAAAAGCCAGCCTGTGTTTGATGTTGATGCAGGTGATCCTACAATTAGACTAATCCCCAGGGCAA
The Neobacillus sp. PS3-40 genome window above contains:
- a CDS encoding YdjY domain-containing protein, with protein sequence MKLRNNYFKLFILAIIAVFGLAACSSNTTQPAKKNNKEKVQEVSKDNPIYVDKKNKVVKVYATVNGKYLVTPTRHGLNWVGGAYGDQAVLKAYANPLKFNEALIEIGGVPAVEKGGDTSKEFKITADGGKVIKGDQVKVSITWADAKKVYDINEVMVDSTGKNLDYRFGGNYDTQMAKMTGCYMCFDSCPAGITSNANQPVGTFQSGKAQFHGNAKVLPKDGTPVVLTYSIVK
- a CDS encoding TVP38/TMEM64 family protein: MINIMNIVIRLAAALFLFFLIGMALDLIIIQSTWIDMRFDSEYFITISILTCLWFYFLSVFLNAKKFAYWESKRKSIVISILSIAIILFFTIKDGSFTIIPAYAARKALFLEDVLSLDGMNNLLIIMFVLGLTALVFSFSKVPKLQKKGPNNWNNLSRLRKFGMMFLFGIITFFLLLYLGQGEIQDSINKSISFLKDADVLGFKDYLLSFGPLAVVVSALLMVFQSIIAPLPAFVITFANGLLFGWVFGAVLSWSSAMLGAIICFYIAKFLGRPVVEKMVTKKALSWWDQFFAKYGKQAVFIARLLPIVSFDLVSYAAGVTSISFWQFFWATGLGQLPATILYSYLGQNATSTVKILFFMFTIVIALAVIGMIIRPKWKAKGKSKQGDHL
- a CDS encoding lysylphosphatidylglycerol synthase transmembrane domain-containing protein, which encodes MSSLPNKTKKAQTQLLIRIIGSISLILWILHMIEWDKMLEVVRKGSMPYFMAAFLAIQLTVASSVWKWKLLVDSSLIKVERENASLNKLGRFYYIGLFFNNFLPGSVGGDVVRVYYLGRITGIPSAAASVAFERLTSGIALIGIAIVSIFSVKTSKSVVLSVLLITGVCLILFIIAGKWMKKTNTKESEQAKENPTRMGNMLFLVKGSLEKMVSTAETYRRNGFNWWLSIGVLSILFQVGLAWINQLLFLSLGIDLPWLELLMIITLISVITMLPVSVNGFGVREGCYIFFFNELGVPSEIAVSVSLLFFFLVTLSSLAGGLFWMSERGRNDEAIRKQVD